In Leptospira montravelensis, the genomic window AAGGAACCATTTTCATTAGAAACCATAGTAGGTCTTCAAGTAAAAGACGATGAACTTTACTCAAAGTATAGATCTGAAATGAAATATTTATTAGAAAAATACGAAGGTGGATTTCGATATGATTTTAAAATCCAACAAACTTTAAAATCAGAAACAGATAATTCAATAAACCGAGTCTTTTTGATTTATTTCAAAAATAAAGAAAGAAAACTTAGTTTTTTTGCTGATCCTGAATACAAAAAAATAAGAGAAACGTATTTTGTTCCTTCCGTTGAAAGTACGACTCAAATTGCTGAATATGAAAGATTTTTTGATTTTCACTCGTGAATAATCATTGTCAAAATATCACCTAACTATAAATAATCACGAATATGTTTAAGAACAAAATTCTTCCTGTTATATTTGCAACAATTGTAATCAGTTTGTCAGAATTCCTTAGAAACGAGGTGCTTTTTAAGTCCATCTGGTTAAATCACTATAATCAATTAGGAATTACTTTTCCGTCGGAACCTGTCAATGGGGCAGTTTGGGGGATATGGTCCCTTGGTTTAGCGTTAGCTATTTTTTATTTATCCAATCATTTAGAATTCAAACAGACTTTTCTATTTAGTTGGTTCATTGGTTTTGTATTGATGTGGGTTGTCCTTTGGAATTTGGCCGTTTTACCAATTGGAATCCTTCTATATGCAATCCCCCTCAGTCTTTTAGAAACTTATTTAGCAACATGGGTTGTCTATAAATTCAAATAAAGTTTTATCAA contains:
- a CDS encoding DUF1330 domain-containing protein, translating into MEKEPFSLETIVGLQVKDDELYSKYRSEMKYLLEKYEGGFRYDFKIQQTLKSETDNSINRVFLIYFKNKERKLSFFADPEYKKIRETYFVPSVESTTQIAEYERFFDFHS